From Alteromonas sp. BL110:
AGCTACGGCGGCAAATCCTACTATGATCAAATTAGTGGTAATTTAATCGCCACGTTTTTCATATCGTGAACCACGCAGTGTGTCTTTAACACGCTTAAGGTTTTCTCTGAACTTATTACCGCGGCGCAATGTGAATCCAGTAGCGAGAACATCAATAAGCGTAAGCTGCGCTATCCTAGAAGCCATCGGCATGTACATATCGGTATCTTCTGGTACTTCTAACGACAGTACATAGCTGCACTCTTGGGCAAGAGGGCTTTCTGCTGACGTAATGCCCACAACGGTTGCATCGTTCATTCGAGCGATCTGCGCTATTTCAACAAGACTCTTAGTACGACCAGTATGGCTTATTAAAACCACAACATCACCGGCTGAACAATTCATACAGCTCATGCGCTGCATAAGTATATCTTCAAAGTACACAACAGGTACGTTGAATCGGAAGAACTTGTTGAGTGCATCGTGAGCCACTGATG
This genomic window contains:
- a CDS encoding MurR/RpiR family transcriptional regulator produces the protein MNILEKITQNQAAFSKSEKKVAEVILANPQTAIHSSIATLAKMSDVSEPTVNRFCRRLDTKGFPDFKLHLAQSLANGTPYVNRHVDENDSPDEYTNKIFESTMASLEVARQSVNVNVVNRVVDLLTQAQKISFFGLGASASVAHDALNKFFRFNVPVVYFEDILMQRMSCMNCSAGDVVVLISHTGRTKSLVEIAQIARMNDATVVGITSAESPLAQECSYVLSLEVPEDTDMYMPMASRIAQLTLIDVLATGFTLRRGNKFRENLKRVKDTLRGSRYEKRGD